From the Sphingomonas sabuli genome, the window CGACGCTGTCGGTCAAATCCTTGCCGGACATTTCATAGTCGACGCCAAGCGCGACCCAACGCGCCGCCCAATCGACCTTCCATTGCAGCTTGGCCATGCCGCCCAGCGCCGATTGCTCGATGCGCTTGCCGTCCTCCTCGAACGCGATGATGCCGGCTTCGGCGTCGACCACGGTGACCGGCACCTGGAGCACGATGCCGGTGTCGGGGGAGACGGGGAGGATCGGCGAGTAGGTCTTGCGCCGTTCCTCGCGCAGGGTCGGCAGCATTACGTCCATCACGCCGTTGAAATTGCGCAGGACGTTGCGCAGCACCTCGTCGAAGCGGCCGGACGTGTAGCAGTCGGTCGCCGACAGGAATTCATAGTCGAAGCCGAACTGGTCGAGGAAGCGGCGCAGCATCGCATTATTGTGGTGGGCGAAGCTCTCGTGCGTGCCGAACGGGTCGGGGATGCGGCTCAGCGGCTTGCCGAGATTGGCGGCGAGAACCTCGGCGTTGGCGATATTGTCCGGCACCTTGCGCAGCCCGTCCATGTCGTCGCTGAAGGCGATCAGCCGGCTTGGCGCGCCGCCGGTCAGCTCGGTGTAGGCCTGGCGGACGAAGGTCGTGCGCAGCACTTCGTTGAAGGTGCCGATGTGCGGCAGGCCGGACGGGCCGTAGCCGGTTTCGAAGACGATCGGTTCGCCGTTCGGCTTGCCGTCGGGCCAGCGCTTGAGCAGCTTGCGCGCTTCCTCATAGGGCCAGGCCTTGGCCGTCATCGCGGCGGATCGGATATCGGTCATTGCCGAGTCCATTGCGTCAACCGCCGGTCATGGCAAGGTAGGCGCGGCGTGAAGGAGGAGGAGAATCGCATGGCTTACGAGGGCAGCTGTCATTGCGGCGCGGTGCGCTTCACCGTCGACGGCGACATGCCGACCGAAGCGATGTCGTGCAATTGCTCGCATTGCCGCCGCAAGGGCTTCCTGCTGACGTTCGTGCCGGCGGACAAGTTCACGCTCGATTCCGGCGCGGACGAGCTGAGCGAATATCGCTTCAACACGAAGCGCATCGCGCACAAATTCTGCCGCGTCTGCGGAGTCCAGGGCTATGCCGAGGGCACGGGGCCGGACGGGTCGGAGATGCGCATGGTCAACCTGCGCTCCGTGCCCGACTGCGACCTCGATTCGCTGACTATCCGGAAGGTCGACGGCGCCAGCCGCTAAGGCAGCGGCGTTTCCCTTTCGTTCCGGCTTGGCTAGGGTAAGCCGATGGCCGCCCTTCGCCTGCCCGCGCTGCATGCCACCCATGCCGGCATCTGGATCGCCGATGCGTCCGGCGACGTGCGCGAGGCGACGCGCGGCGAGGCCATTGCCCGGGCCGCGGAAACGCCGCACATCATCCTCAACGCGCCGCTGGTCGGGCAACGGCTGGGCTATGCCGAACTGTCGGGGCTCGACCTGCTCGAGCTGTTCGCCTTCCTCCATCCCGCGCGCTTCGCGGTGCCGACGCCGGCGGGGATGAGCCGCGCGGCCGGGCTTGCCGCGCCGGCCAGCGAAGCCGAGGCGGCGGCGCGGTTGCAGGCGATCGCCGGCACGCTGCTGGCGACGCTGGGCGACCCGGACTGGCGCGAGCGCGAGGGCGCGTGGACGACCAACATGAGCCTGCAGCGGCTGGGATGGGGCTGGGCGCCGCTGGTCGGGCAGCGGCTGGCGAAGCCGGAGCGCGGCGAGCGGATGCTGTTTTCGCGGCTGAAGCAATGGGAGGAAAGCGCCGACCCGGTGCCGCCGCTGGCCACCGCGGTCGACGCCGGCGAGGCCGAGCGCAAGCTGGCCGCGCTGACCGGCAACGGCGCGGAAACGCGCGCCGGGCAGCGGGCGATGGCGGCATCGGCGGCGGGCGTGTTCGCGCCGCGGCGATCGCGCGACGGGCCCAACATGCTGCTGGCCGAGGCGGGAACCGGAATCGGCAAGACCCTGGCCTATCTGGCGCCCGCGTCGGTGTGGGCGGAACGGTCGGGCGGGACGGTGTGGGTGTCGACCTTCACCAAGGCCCTGCAGCGCCAGCTGGACGCGGAGGGGCCGCGGCTGTTCGCCGATCCGGACGAGCGGGCGCGGCGGATCGTCATCCGCAAGGGGCGCGAGAATTACCTGTGCCTGCTCAACCTCGAGGACGCGATGCAGGGCGGTTTTTCCGGCCGGCCGGCGATCCTTGCGCAGCTGGTCGGGCGGTGGGCGGCCTATTCCAAGGACGGCGACATGGTCGGCGGCGACCTGCCCGGCTGGCTGCCCAGCCTGTTCCGCCGCGCCGGGTCGACCGCGCTGACCGACCGCCGCGGCGAGTGCGTCTATGGCGGCTGCCCGCATTACCGCAAATGCTTCATCGAGCGCGCCGAGCGGGCCGGGCGCGAGGCCGACCTGGTCATCGCCAACCACGCGCTGGTGATGATCAACGCCGCCCGGTCGCGCGAAACCGCGCCGCAGCAGATCGTGTTCGACGAGGGCCACCATCTGTTCGACGCCGCCGATTCGACGTTCGCGGTGGCGCTGAGCGGGCAGGAAGCGATCGAGATGCGGCGCTGGATCGTCGGGCCGGAGGGCAAGTCGCGCGGGCGGCGGCGCGGGCTGGCCGCGCGGCTGATGGACGTCGCCTCCTACGACGAGGAAGGCGGCCGCGCGCTGGAGGCGGCGATCGAGGCGTCGCGCGC encodes:
- a CDS encoding ATP-dependent DNA helicase, which translates into the protein MAALRLPALHATHAGIWIADASGDVREATRGEAIARAAETPHIILNAPLVGQRLGYAELSGLDLLELFAFLHPARFAVPTPAGMSRAAGLAAPASEAEAAARLQAIAGTLLATLGDPDWREREGAWTTNMSLQRLGWGWAPLVGQRLAKPERGERMLFSRLKQWEESADPVPPLATAVDAGEAERKLAALTGNGAETRAGQRAMAASAAGVFAPRRSRDGPNMLLAEAGTGIGKTLAYLAPASVWAERSGGTVWVSTFTKALQRQLDAEGPRLFADPDERARRIVIRKGRENYLCLLNLEDAMQGGFSGRPAILAQLVGRWAAYSKDGDMVGGDLPGWLPSLFRRAGSTALTDRRGECVYGGCPHYRKCFIERAERAGREADLVIANHALVMINAARSRETAPQQIVFDEGHHLFDAADSTFAVALSGQEAIEMRRWIVGPEGKSRGRRRGLAARLMDVASYDEEGGRALEAAIEASRALPSDGWLARVAEGAPFGAIEQLLGEVRGTVYARAKAQDAGYGLETELAEPDGGLVDRANGALEAIEGLAKPLATLSRRLEAVLADAPDWLDTQARARVEGAIHGLGWRRETLAAWGALLARIGGPADPDFVDWLAVERVDGREYDIAINRRWLDPTRPLSQVVLKPAQGVLVTSATLRGGDEWETAEQRTGAAHLDCATDRFEAESPFDYAGASEVIVVTDVKQGDLAALAGAYARLIEAADGGTLGLFTAVQRLKAVHARIADRLARAGLPLLAQHVDPIDPGTLVDIFRDDPHASLLGTDALRDGVDVPGQSLRLVVMERVPWPRPTVLHAARRMVSGGSAYDDRVVRARLAQAFGRLIRREGDRGVFVILSAAMPSRLLSAFPPGVEVNRVPLDEAIARVRARLGGGLVLERGREPVAQPD
- a CDS encoding GFA family protein, translated to MAYEGSCHCGAVRFTVDGDMPTEAMSCNCSHCRRKGFLLTFVPADKFTLDSGADELSEYRFNTKRIAHKFCRVCGVQGYAEGTGPDGSEMRMVNLRSVPDCDLDSLTIRKVDGASR